A genome region from Bosea sp. BIWAKO-01 includes the following:
- a CDS encoding exopolysaccharide biosynthesis protein: MPLPDAVPASPDDGPVSMLRAVGATAIRHRLKLAGWIAICLAAAFLYVRATPATYTATTTLLLEPRRQVLTAAREAVAPSTLDLNRADSELQVIRSERLLSTVFVALKLADHAEFHSLKPSAIQLIGRKLSGIASRSGPFASMPGEEPTVQGANPGPDQRRVAFENFARRFSARRVGQSYVIEIAYDSSDPDLPARVANSAASAYLLQSVAFKADAARSGGEFLQARLDALSAQVDAARLAVEAGQLPSTPTPDADAKIIGAAQLPLGPSAPRKGLILAFGGVFGLLSGLFVGAIASALDRKVRRGQDIPRETGLPCLAAISKIDVLAGAQYASAQDMALLVASEGSQAFVAGIRDLRTAIEIARPADRTGGNFVIAIGSWKPADGATMLTMNLGQLMHLGGRSVSILSANLDAFLTETPDAAPPSTMVDAIAQNLPPERVAFLLFDGMRLLPIRSAIPQLNRFADLREPRAARIVAHARQLGDVLIDLPPFDDSADALALATHADCVILAAAEGSTTFEELNDATEKLRRGGTNVLGVVLDRCQP, translated from the coding sequence ATGCCCCTCCCCGATGCGGTGCCAGCTTCCCCGGATGACGGTCCGGTTTCAATGCTGCGGGCGGTCGGCGCCACTGCGATACGCCATAGACTAAAACTGGCGGGATGGATCGCTATCTGCCTTGCAGCCGCCTTCCTGTATGTACGGGCAACTCCGGCGACCTACACGGCGACGACAACCTTGCTGCTAGAGCCACGCCGGCAAGTGCTGACCGCGGCGCGCGAAGCGGTTGCGCCCTCGACGCTCGACCTGAATCGTGCCGACAGCGAACTACAGGTGATCCGCTCGGAGCGGCTGTTGAGCACGGTTTTTGTCGCTCTGAAACTGGCCGATCACGCGGAGTTCCATTCTCTAAAGCCCAGTGCGATCCAGCTGATTGGGCGAAAGCTCTCGGGCATCGCGTCCCGCAGCGGACCGTTCGCATCGATGCCCGGTGAGGAACCGACCGTCCAAGGTGCGAACCCGGGTCCTGATCAGCGCAGGGTCGCATTCGAGAACTTTGCGCGGCGCTTCTCGGCGCGCCGCGTCGGTCAATCCTATGTGATCGAGATCGCCTATGACTCATCGGATCCTGATCTGCCCGCCCGGGTGGCGAACTCCGCCGCCTCCGCCTATCTCCTGCAATCTGTCGCGTTCAAGGCCGATGCGGCGCGCAGCGGAGGCGAATTCCTTCAGGCACGCCTCGACGCTCTTTCCGCCCAGGTCGACGCCGCGCGCCTCGCTGTGGAGGCTGGCCAGCTTCCTTCGACACCGACCCCCGACGCCGATGCTAAAATCATCGGCGCGGCACAGCTACCGCTTGGTCCCTCCGCTCCCCGGAAGGGGCTCATCCTCGCTTTCGGCGGTGTTTTCGGGCTGTTGAGCGGACTTTTCGTAGGTGCGATCGCTTCGGCCCTCGATCGCAAGGTCCGGCGGGGGCAGGACATTCCGCGTGAAACCGGCCTCCCCTGCCTTGCCGCGATCTCTAAGATCGACGTTTTGGCCGGCGCGCAGTACGCCTCGGCCCAAGATATGGCATTGCTCGTCGCGAGCGAGGGGTCCCAAGCCTTTGTTGCCGGGATCCGAGATTTGCGGACGGCGATAGAGATCGCTCGCCCGGCTGATCGCACGGGCGGCAATTTCGTCATTGCCATCGGTAGTTGGAAGCCCGCCGACGGAGCGACGATGCTGACCATGAACCTCGGCCAGCTGATGCATCTGGGCGGGCGCTCCGTCAGCATTCTGAGCGCGAATCTTGACGCCTTCCTCACCGAGACGCCCGATGCCGCGCCCCCTTCGACCATGGTCGATGCTATCGCCCAGAACCTGCCGCCCGAGCGCGTCGCCTTTCTGCTGTTCGACGGAATGCGGCTTCTTCCAATTCGATCGGCCATTCCCCAGCTCAACCGCTTCGCCGATCTTCGCGAGCCCAGGGCCGCGCGCATCGTCGCGCATGCCAGACAACTCGGCGACGTGCTGATCGACCTTCCGCCCTTCGACGACTCTGCCGACGCTCTCGCTCTGGCGACACACGCCGACTGCGTCATCCTGGCTGCGGCAGAGGGTTCAACGACCTTCGAGGAGTTGAACGATGCTACTGAAAAACTGCGTCGCGGCGGCACCAACGTGCTCGGCGTCGTCCTCGATCGCTGCCAGCCATGA